CCGCAGCAAGCCGTTGGCTACCCAGGCTGGGAGAATGGCCCGCAGGTGATGTACGGAGGAAAGACCCTTTATGAGTGCTGAAAAAAAGATACTGGCTGTAGTTACTTCGGACATGCAATCAGTAGCCGGAGGAGCACCCATTTTTTATGCTCCCGACCCCGCTAGCAGGGACAAGCTGGCCCGCAGTCTGAGCAGGATTCTCGATGCCATGGTTCATGATCTGGAAAATGGTACATATATTGTTGTGGCACATTAGTGCCCCCACCGCAAATCCAAAATGCAATCATTCTGCCGCTCCACGGCTATTATGTTGGGCGCAGGCTTGACTTTACTGTGGCAAATATTAGATAATGGAGCAAGAATCCAGATGCCCGCTGATGAGAGAGGATGTGCCCATTGCCACAACAAGGACTTTGCATTGCGCAGGTTGAAAGCGGCAGTATTGCGGAACAACTGGACATTGAACCTGGTGATATTATTCTGGCCATCAATGAACAACCGGTGAATGATATTCTGGACTATCGCTTCGGTTTGGCCGACGATGTGGTTCAAATCACCATACAAAAATCAGATCTGCAAATATGGGAACTGGAGATAGAAAAAGACCCCGAGGACGACTTGGGCGTATCTTTTGCCGGTGAAGGGCTCGAGCCCATAAAAAAATGCCGTAACAACTGCATTTTTTGCTTTGTCGCCCAGATGCCACCCGATATGCGACCCACTCTTTATGTGCGGGATGACGACTACCGCCACTCTTTTCTTTATGGCAACTTCATAACCCTGACCAACCTTACCTTGGCAGAAAAGCAGCGCATTGTTAAGCAGCGGCTCAGTCCTCTGTATGTATCGGTGCACACCACCGACCCGGAGTTGCGGGCCTGGATGATGCGCCAAACCAGGGCTGCCTACATCATGGACGACCTGAAATATTTCACCCAAAACGGCATCACTGTCCACACCCAGGCTGTGCTTTGTCCGGGCATCAATGACGGACAACACCTGGAGCGCACAGTGTCCGATCTTTTGTCGCTTTGGCCGGGAGTGGCATCTTTAGCTGTTGTGCCGGTGGGACTCACCGCACACCGGCAAAACCTTCCCGCCATCAAGGGGTACACACCCGGGCAGGCCAGCCAGGTGCTGGATATTGTGCATGATTGGCGAGTCAAAGCCGAAGCACGCTGCGATTACCCCTTTGTTTTTGCCAGCGATGAGTTTTATTTGCTGGCCGGGCAACCCATTCCCGGGACCGAATATTATGCCGATTTTCCCCAGGTTGAAAATGGTGTAGGGCTGACCAGGCTTTTCTTTGATGAATGGGAAGAAGTTAAACTGCACTTACCGTCCGTCTTGTCCGCACCCCTCCGGGTGACCCTGGTGACGGGAAAACTGGGGCGCAGAGTGCTCGCTCCCCTGGTGGAGCACTTAAATAAAGTTGCCAACTTACAGATAGAAATTTGCGCCGTAGAAAACAAGTTTTTTGGCCCCAGCGTTACAGTAGCCGGCCTGCTCACCGGAGGAGATATTATCAGTGCCCTGCAAAGACAGCGGCCGGGAGACCTGGTGCTAATCCCATCTGTGGCTTTGAAAACAGGGGAAGATGTATTTCTTGACAACATGAGTTTGGCCCAACTGCAGGCCCGCCTGCAAAAACATGTGTACAAGGCCGGCAGTCCAAGAGAGATTATATCAGCCATTACAAAGTCAACAGGTGAAAGCGATGAGTAAACCGGTAGTTGCTGTGGTAGGACGCCCCAATGTGGGCAAATCAACTTTGTTTAACAGGTTGGTGGGAGCCAGAATAGCAATAGTAGAAGACATCCCCGGCGTGACCAGGGACAGGTTGTACAAAGATGCGGATTGGAACGGCCGTTCCTTCACTCTGGTGGACACCGGTGGATTGGATTATGAAGAAGAGGGCGAGATTATCAGCAATGTGCGGCGCCAGGCCGAGCTGGCCATAGCCGAAGCCGACCTGGTTCTGTTTGTGGTGGACGCCCGGGCTGGTCTCACACCGGCCGATGAAGCTGTAGCGTCCGTGCTCCGCCGCAGTGAAAAACCGGTCATTCTGGTGGCCAATAAAGTGGAAAATTACCAGAACAAAGATTATTATGAGTTTTATCAGCTGGGGCTGGGCGATCCCTTTCCGGTCTCCGCTCTGGAAGGATTGAATACCGGCGATCTTCTGGATGAAGTGCTCAAGCATCTGCCAGCCAGGGAAGACCTGGGCGAGGAGCCCGATGTGATCAAAATAGCCATGCTGGGTCGGCCCAATGTGGGCAAATCCTCCCTGGTCAATGCCATTCTGGGAGAACAGCGCGTGGTGGTTAGTGAAATTCCCGGCACAACGCGGGATGCCATTGATACCGCATTTACCAGAGAAGGGCAAAATTATCTGCTTATTGATACCGCCGGTATCCGCCGGCGGGCCCGCATTGTGGAGGCCACAGAGAAATACAGTGTGATCAGGGCGCTCAAAGCCATTGACCGCTGCGATATTGTGCTGGCCGTAATTGACGCTACCAGCGGCGTCACCGAACAGGACAAGAGGTTGATTGGCTACAGCCACGAAAAGGGGCGGGGTCTGGTCCTGCTGGTCAATAAGTGGGACCTGGTGGTGAAAGATGATAAAACCATGGACAAATATACCCGACAAATCAGAACCGAGCTTGGTTTTGTTGATTACGCCCCCATATTGTTCGTGTCGGCTTTAACCAGGCAACGCGTACCCAAAATACTGAGCCTGGTCAACCAGGTGGCTTCCTATCAAAGCATGCGCCTGTCCACAGCCGACCTGAACTCTGTCTTAAGGGAAGCGTTTTTGCACAGCCCGCCCCCATCATACAAGGGACGCAAATTAAAGTTATTATACGCTACCCAGGTGGCTGTAAAACCGCCCCGTTTTGTCTTGTTTGTCAACGACGACAAATTGGTGCATTTCTCTTACCTTAGGTATCTGGAAAACCAGCTGCGCCAAGCCTATCTTTTCACGGGCACTCCGTTGCAAATAAGATTCCGCAGCAGGGGAGAGCGATAAAGTGCAATTGTTAGCTGCTATTGTGGCCAGCTATTTGATTGGATCAATACCGTTCGGTTATCTCATAGCCCGCCTGTACGGTACAGACATCCGGCAACACGGCAGTGGCAACATTGGGGCTACCAATGTATGGCGCACGCTGGGCCCCATACCCGGATTACTGGCCCTGCTGGGCGATGCGGCTAAAGGAGCGCTGGCCGTCTATTTGGGAAGAAAAACCGGCCTACAGTTCGCTGACTTGATGGCCGGGCTGGCCGCCATGGTCGGTCACGCCTGGCCGGTTTACCTGAGGTTTAAAGGCGGAAAGATAATTGCCACAGGAACAGGCGTAATGCTTATGCTTTCCCCACAAATTACCCTGTGGGCCGTTCTGGTGTTTGCTCTGGTTGTAGCTACCTCCCGCTTTGTATCCTTGGGGTCGGTGTGTGCGGCCATAAGCGTGCCCGTCCTTTTCCGGCTCTACGGCTACAACTGGCCTTACCTGCTTTTTGCATTGACCATCGCGGCAATTGCCGTTTACAAACATATACCAAATTTGCGCCGCATTGCCGCCGGCCAGGAATTCAAAGTGGGTTCCCGGAAAAAATGAGCACGCCAGCAATTTATAATGGCCCCTTCAAAAAACAAGCACTTCAGCAACTTATAGCTACTCAAAATAGCTAATTAAAGTTGTTTTAAGAAAAACGCGCAGTGTGGAGGAATTAATTTGTCGGCCAAAATAGTATCAATAATCGGCGCCGGAAGCTGGGGGACCGCTCTGTCTGTACACCTGGCCCAGAAAGACATCCGGGTCCAGTTATGGTGCCGGAATGAGGAACTGGCTAGGGAAATGGTCACTTCAAACTCCAATAACCGCTATCTGCCGGGTGTAAAGTTACCTGAAAATATAGAAATATACACAAAATTATCCGAGGCTCTGCAACATTCAAAGGTCATTGTCTGCGCCACACCCTCACACACCTTTAGGGAAATTCTTACCGGCATTAAGGATAATATTACTCGGGACAGCCTGATTATCAATGTGGCCAAGGGACTGGAAGAGAGCTCTTGCTTGCGCCTTTCCCAGGTCTTTGCCGCAGTAATGGGTGAGCAATATATGGATCGTTACGTAGCACTCTCCGGTCCCAGCCACGCTGAAGAAGTGGGACGGGGTATTCCCACAGCCATAGTAGCCGCTGCGCAAAGCATGGAAGCGGCCAATCAAGCGCAGGACATATTTTTGTCCAACAGTCTACGGGTTTACACCAATCCTGATCTGACAGGAGTGGAACTGGGCGGAGCGCTGAAAAATGTCATTGCCCTGGGTACCGGAATCGCTGACGGGCTGGGGTTGGGTGACAACACCAAAGCCGCGTTAATGACCAGGGGGCTGGCCGAGATCACCCGTCTGGGAATAAAACTGGGGGCCAACCCCCTCACCTTTGCCGGGCTGACCGGCCTGGGAGATTTAATAGTCACCTGTACCAGCCAGCATAGCCGCAACCGCCGGGCCGGCATAGCCATCGGACGGGGCAAGAGCCTGACCGAAGCGCTGGCCGAAGTGCGCATGGTGGTGGAAGGAGTGAGAACCACCAGAGTGGCCTACCAGCTTTCCCGGCAGGTTGGTGTAGAAATGCCCATTACAGAACAAATGTATTACGTGCTGTTTGAAGGATATTGCCCGCGCCAGGCGGTGGAAACCCTGATGGGTAGAGGGCGGAGAAATGAAATTGAAGAAGTTGCTCTCAGCCGCTTTGTTCTGTAAAGCACCTCAACCAACCTGCAAGATCTGTCAGTAAGTAAATGCTGCTGGCTTAAGCCGTAATTTTAATAGAAAAGGGGGCAAAAACATGCCGCTGATACCTTATGGCGACAAGACGCCGCAAATTGGCGCCAATGTTTTTATTGCGCCCACTGCCACATTGATTGGCAATGTGGTGGTGGAAGAAGGCGCCAGCATCTGGTTTGGCGCAGTACTGCGAGGTGATTTCGGACAAATCCGGGTGGGGCGGCAGAGCAGTATCCAGGACAACGTGGTTGTACATGTCCTGCCGGGCGGTGAGACCTTGATCGGAGATAATGTGACTGTGGCCCATGGTGCAGTGCTGCACAACTGTAAAATAGGTGACGGAGCAGTCATCGGCATGAACGCGGTGGTCTTGGACCACGCCGTGGTGGGGGAAAAGGCCATGCTAGCCGCCGGCAGCGTGGTTTCCACCGGTGGGCAAATACCACCCCGCCATCTGGCCGCCGGGGCACCGGCCGTACCCAAAAAGGAAATCTCGGGCGAAGCCCTGAACTGGGTGGAGCAAAGCGCCCTGGCCTACACCTATCTGGCCAAGTCATACATGGATGCCGGCATCGACCGGCTGGACAAATAAGCTCCAGCCGGCAAATATTAAAAAATGACCTGTCCGCTCAAAACCCCGAGCAACAGGTCATTTTTTTATCAAAATAAATTCGTATTCTAGCCCTCATAATCTATAACAAAACTCTTACCTCAAGACGCGCCTCGCTCCCTTGTAATTGTCCGTGTAATACCCGCTGGCCAAGGAAGATACGATTACACCTTTGCCTGAAGAAGAAGCGTGGATGAACTTGTTATCCCCCAGGTATATACCAGAATGATTGATGCTTTTGCTGCCATAATATCCAAACAGTACAATGTCACCGGGCTGCAGCTGGGACTTGTCCACCGCAACGCCACAGGAAGCCTGGGCTGCCGCATTATGCGGCAGGTCAATGCCGTAGAGAGAAAAAACATAGCGGACAAAACCCGAACAGTCAAACCCGGCCGGCCCTTCACCGCCATAAACATAGGGTGTACCCAGGTAAGCATAAGCTGTTTTCAGCACCTCGCGCTCATCAGGGGTAGCAGAGCGGGAAACCGGCACAATCATACCGATAAGTCTCTGGCTCTGCTTTGGTACCTCATCAGGGGTAGCAGAGCGGGAAACCGGCACAATCATACCGATAAGTCTCTGGCTCTGCTTTGGTACATGGGCAGCAATACTGGTGGTTGCTTTTTTGGTTTTGGAAGCTGTCTTTGCCGAAGTGGCAGTTTTTGTCGTTTGAGCTTTATTGACCACCTTTGCTTTAGTAGCTGCTGCCACATTGCTTTTGCTCTGCGCTAAAGCAGGCATTGATAAAGGGCATATAGCTCCCAAGGTTATTGCCGTCACCAGCAGGCCATGCCAGACCTTCTTAGGCAGTGCTTTCATATTAATCATGGATCATAGCAACCTTCCCCAATATTTTTTTAAATCTCTCATATTTTTACTGACAACTTATAATTATCCATAGGTGTGTTCGACAGTTCGGGCTTTTTTTCCTGCTTTGCCAACAAAAAAATTTACTCGGTTTAGCCTGCTTGGAAGCATAAAAAAAATAGCCCAACATATAAATGTATTGTTAATGTATGCCAGTGAACAAGCATGGAACGAAACTGGCCTCATGGGTAGCGGCGGTAACAATGGGGTCAGGTTGCAATTTTATATTTTATTAAGGAGGGAGTGTGCATGGATAAACTGGATATTTTCCGGGACATTGCCGAGCGAACGGGCGGCGATATCTACCTGGGAGTGAGCGGTGGTGTCAGAACCGGTAAATCAACCTTCATCAAGCGATTTATGGAATTACTAATCCTACCCAATATTAAGAACCCCCATGAACGGGAGAGGGCCCGTGACGAATTGCCCCAGAGCGGCGGTGGCCGGACCATCATGACCACAGAGCCCAAGTTTGTACCCAACGAAGCGGTAGAGATTACCGTCAGTCCCAGTCTGAAAGTGAGAATGCGGCTGGTGGACTGTGTCGGCTACCGGGTGGAAGGTGCTTTGGGCTATGAAGAGGAAGACGGCCCACGCATGGTACACACACCCTGGTTTGAAGAACCCATTCCCTTCCAGGAGGCAGCCGAAATAGGCACGCGCAAAGTGATCTCGGAACACTCCACCATCGGTCTGGTTGTAACCACTGACGGGACAATCACCGATATTCCCCGTCAGAACTACCTGGACGCAGAAGAAAGAGTGATCGAGGAATTAAAAGACATCAACCGGCCCTTCATTGTCCTGCTCAACAGCATCAAACCTCAGGCTCCGGAAACGCTGGAATTGGCGGAAGAACTCAGCCAGCGTTATGATGTGCCGGTAATTCCCGTGGACTGCGCTGAAATGAGCCAGCAGGACGTGCTCTACATTCTGGAAAAAGCCCTTTACGAGTTTCCCGTCAACGAAGTGAACATTGCTTTACCCCGCTGGGTGGAGGAACTGGAGCGTCGCCACTGGTTGCGCGAAAAATTCGACCAGGCCGTGCAGGACACCGTACGGCATATCCGCCGCCTGCGGGACATTGACCATGCCGTGGAAAACTTGAGCGACTACGACTTCATTGAGAAAGTGCAATTACAGCACATGGATATGGGTACGGGCCGGGCGGACATAAACATAGTCGCCAGACCCGACCTGTTCTATCGCGTGCTGAGTGAAGAAACTGGATTATCCATT
This window of the Desulfurispora thermophila DSM 16022 genome carries:
- a CDS encoding capping complex subunit for YIEGIA, translated to MSAEKKILAVVTSDMQSVAGGAPIFYAPDPASRDKLARSLSRILDAMVHDLENGTYIVVAH
- a CDS encoding DUF512 domain-containing protein, producing the protein MCPLPQQGLCIAQVESGSIAEQLDIEPGDIILAINEQPVNDILDYRFGLADDVVQITIQKSDLQIWELEIEKDPEDDLGVSFAGEGLEPIKKCRNNCIFCFVAQMPPDMRPTLYVRDDDYRHSFLYGNFITLTNLTLAEKQRIVKQRLSPLYVSVHTTDPELRAWMMRQTRAAYIMDDLKYFTQNGITVHTQAVLCPGINDGQHLERTVSDLLSLWPGVASLAVVPVGLTAHRQNLPAIKGYTPGQASQVLDIVHDWRVKAEARCDYPFVFASDEFYLLAGQPIPGTEYYADFPQVENGVGLTRLFFDEWEEVKLHLPSVLSAPLRVTLVTGKLGRRVLAPLVEHLNKVANLQIEICAVENKFFGPSVTVAGLLTGGDIISALQRQRPGDLVLIPSVALKTGEDVFLDNMSLAQLQARLQKHVYKAGSPREIISAITKSTGESDE
- the der gene encoding ribosome biogenesis GTPase Der translates to MSKPVVAVVGRPNVGKSTLFNRLVGARIAIVEDIPGVTRDRLYKDADWNGRSFTLVDTGGLDYEEEGEIISNVRRQAELAIAEADLVLFVVDARAGLTPADEAVASVLRRSEKPVILVANKVENYQNKDYYEFYQLGLGDPFPVSALEGLNTGDLLDEVLKHLPAREDLGEEPDVIKIAMLGRPNVGKSSLVNAILGEQRVVVSEIPGTTRDAIDTAFTREGQNYLLIDTAGIRRRARIVEATEKYSVIRALKAIDRCDIVLAVIDATSGVTEQDKRLIGYSHEKGRGLVLLVNKWDLVVKDDKTMDKYTRQIRTELGFVDYAPILFVSALTRQRVPKILSLVNQVASYQSMRLSTADLNSVLREAFLHSPPPSYKGRKLKLLYATQVAVKPPRFVLFVNDDKLVHFSYLRYLENQLRQAYLFTGTPLQIRFRSRGER
- the plsY gene encoding glycerol-3-phosphate 1-O-acyltransferase PlsY gives rise to the protein MQLLAAIVASYLIGSIPFGYLIARLYGTDIRQHGSGNIGATNVWRTLGPIPGLLALLGDAAKGALAVYLGRKTGLQFADLMAGLAAMVGHAWPVYLRFKGGKIIATGTGVMLMLSPQITLWAVLVFALVVATSRFVSLGSVCAAISVPVLFRLYGYNWPYLLFALTIAAIAVYKHIPNLRRIAAGQEFKVGSRKK
- a CDS encoding NAD(P)H-dependent glycerol-3-phosphate dehydrogenase encodes the protein MSAKIVSIIGAGSWGTALSVHLAQKDIRVQLWCRNEELAREMVTSNSNNRYLPGVKLPENIEIYTKLSEALQHSKVIVCATPSHTFREILTGIKDNITRDSLIINVAKGLEESSCLRLSQVFAAVMGEQYMDRYVALSGPSHAEEVGRGIPTAIVAAAQSMEAANQAQDIFLSNSLRVYTNPDLTGVELGGALKNVIALGTGIADGLGLGDNTKAALMTRGLAEITRLGIKLGANPLTFAGLTGLGDLIVTCTSQHSRNRRAGIAIGRGKSLTEALAEVRMVVEGVRTTRVAYQLSRQVGVEMPITEQMYYVLFEGYCPRQAVETLMGRGRRNEIEEVALSRFVL
- a CDS encoding gamma carbonic anhydrase family protein; translated protein: MPLIPYGDKTPQIGANVFIAPTATLIGNVVVEEGASIWFGAVLRGDFGQIRVGRQSSIQDNVVVHVLPGGETLIGDNVTVAHGAVLHNCKIGDGAVIGMNAVVLDHAVVGEKAMLAAGSVVSTGGQIPPRHLAAGAPAVPKKEISGEALNWVEQSALAYTYLAKSYMDAGIDRLDK
- a CDS encoding C40 family peptidase — its product is MINMKALPKKVWHGLLVTAITLGAICPLSMPALAQSKSNVAAATKAKVVNKAQTTKTATSAKTASKTKKATTSIAAHVPKQSQRLIGMIVPVSRSATPDEVPKQSQRLIGMIVPVSRSATPDEREVLKTAYAYLGTPYVYGGEGPAGFDCSGFVRYVFSLYGIDLPHNAAAQASCGVAVDKSQLQPGDIVLFGYYGSKSINHSGIYLGDNKFIHASSSGKGVIVSSLASGYYTDNYKGARRVLR
- the spoIVA gene encoding stage IV sporulation protein A, with the translated sequence MDKLDIFRDIAERTGGDIYLGVSGGVRTGKSTFIKRFMELLILPNIKNPHERERARDELPQSGGGRTIMTTEPKFVPNEAVEITVSPSLKVRMRLVDCVGYRVEGALGYEEEDGPRMVHTPWFEEPIPFQEAAEIGTRKVISEHSTIGLVVTTDGTITDIPRQNYLDAEERVIEELKDINRPFIVLLNSIKPQAPETLELAEELSQRYDVPVIPVDCAEMSQQDVLYILEKALYEFPVNEVNIALPRWVEELERRHWLREKFDQAVQDTVRHIRRLRDIDHAVENLSDYDFIEKVQLQHMDMGTGRADINIVARPDLFYRVLSEETGLSIHGEHELFSIVRELAVAKQEYDKVASALAEVRETGYGVVTPRLDEMNLEEPELIRQGNRFGVKLKASAPSLHIIRANITTEITPIIGTEKQCEELVRYMLNEFEENPQKIWSSEIFGKSLHDLVREGIQNKLHRMPENVQVKLQETLQRIVNDGNGGVLCIII